GTACGACAGGATCTTGTTTTTGAAGTCTATAATATTGATCGAGGAGTTCCGTGACCGTGCTGGCCAATTGAACCAAGGAACGTGGCTTGTCTGTCAGGATGTCTTCATTGCGGCGGGCGTTCTCTTGAAGAATTTGTTCCGCCAGGGCGGCTATGATGGCACGTTTGTTGGGGAAATACTGATAGATTGAGGCCATCGAAATACCTGCGGTTTCTGCAATCTGGTTCATCTTTAATGCTGCGGCCCCACGATGTGCGATGAGTGCCCGCGCGGCTTCAAGAATTTGAGAAACACGCATTTGGCTGCGCGCTTGCACGGGGTTGCGGATGACTTCAATTTGACTGTCTGGCATCTTTACACCCGATACATGACTAAATGTCAGATAAACATATCCGATTTTTCTCAAAATATAGCGAAAAATGACTTGCCGCAAGCTGGAAATTCGCAAACTTGCTGAAAATACCTGACGTAAAATCAGTTTTCACTTGACGTTTTCAGCATGCGCACTCAAAAGCTGACACATCGTCACATTTTGAAAGTGGAGATCTGAAATGCACACGAAGGCACTGAATAGCCTGGCGAAATCTATCATCGGCTTGATGGTCTTGGCTTTGTACTTGAGCACCAACTCTACCGCCTTTGCCCAAGATCGCCCGGTTCTGGTAAAAACAGCAATTGTTGAACCAGCCCCGAACGGCACCGATCGTAGTTTCTTTGGGAAGGTTGCAGCTCGACAATCAGTGGATCTGGGTTTCCAGGTAGCAGGACGGATCATGACTTTCACCGCGCCTGAGGGGGAGTTGGTCCGCGAGGGCGAGGTTATCGCCGAACTGGACCAGACACCGTTTCAGATCAAAGCAGATCGCGCTCTTTTGGCCAAACAGCAGGCCGACCGAACGGTCGCACGGTACGAGAAGTTGGCGGGCGCGACAATCAGCGAAGCCCAAGTCCTTGATGCGCAAACCAATGCAAGAATTGCAGCCGTGGCATTGGAAAGTGCGGAATATGCACTGGGCCAATCAACGTTGTGCGCGCCATTTGATGCGTTAATCGCGACCTGCGCTGTTGGAAACTACTCAACTGTTGCGGCCGGTACACAAGTTGTGCGGCTTCTGGACCTTTCGGAATTGAGAGTTGAAATTCGCGTGCCCGAAACACTTGTACAAGTCCTCGGTGACGGTCCGGATGTCGAGCTTTCGGCCAGGTTTCCGGGAAGTGAAGACAGCTATCCTTTGGCGTTCAAGGAAGCGAATGCCGAGACGTCCGAGGTGGGGCAGACCTTCCAGGTAACGCTTGCGATGCAGGCGCCCATCGACCGGCTCCTTTTGCCGGGAGCGTCCGTGACCGTTGATGCGCGCTTCAAAGATCTGTCCGCAGGGATTGCAATTGCGCCATCTTCGATTGGCATGGATGCATCGGGGCAAACCTTTGTCATGCAATTGATAGCTGATGGGGATGAGGCGTTCGTCAAACGCGTTCCAGTGAGCCTGTCTGTTTCTCCATCCGGAGAGATTGAAGTTCTGTCCGGTGTCGGAGCGGGTGCGGAGATCGTCACCAGTGGCGTCAACGTGCTGACCGACGGGCAAGCTGTTCGGCGTTTTGTCCACGATTTTGATTGAGGGTCTGACAATGGATATCGCACGCATTAGCATCGAAAAGCCCATCCTTACCTGGATACTGATTCTCACATTTCTTTTTGGCGGCATCGGAGCCTTTACGTCTTTGGGACGACTTGAAGATCCGGCATTTACGATCAAGGTAGCGGTGGTTGCGACCCAGTACCCCGGCGCCTCGGCCGAGGAGGTGGCGACGCAAGTGTCAGAGCCGCTCGAAAGCGCCATTCAGAAAATGGGCGAGGTTGGCAAGATCACCTCGCGCAACACCCCAGGGCTTTCGCTGATCGAGGTCGAAATTTCTGACAACATCACTGGCTCGGAACTTCCACCAATCTGGACGAAGCTACGTGCCCAGGTTGCGGATGCGGCCCCAACGCTGCCACAAGGCGCAAGTCAGCCATATGTTGATGATGCGTTCGGAGATGTCTTCGGAATGTATTACGCCGTGACGACCGAGGGTTTCAGTGACCGTGAAAAACATGATCTTGCGCGTTATTTGCGCCGGGAACTTTTAGCGGTGGATGGTGTCTCAGATGTGGCTTTGGCTGGCTTGCCGGAAGAAGCAGTCTTTGTGGAACCTGATCTGGCAATAGCCGCGAACCAGAACATCCCGATAAATGCATTTCTTGGCACTATCGGTTCATCAAGTTCCATGGCAGATGCTGGAAAACAGGGGCAGACGAGACTGCAAATTCCCGAAGGGGCAGGCGGTGTTGCCGATATTGCGGGCCTATCTGTTGGGGTCAGCGGAACTGTTGTTACCATCAGCGACCTGGCGCAGGTCACGCGGCAACGTGTGGATGACCCAAACCTTATGGTGCGCTTCGATGGTCAGGATGCATTCACAATCGGTATTGCGGGTTTGCCATCTGAAAATATCGTCGCAGTCGGTCAACAGGTCGAAGATCGCCTGACTGAAATGTTTGAAGAGTTGCCAATTGGTGTGTCGCTGCATCCGATCTACGAACAGCACAAGGTCGTCGACGAAGCATCAAACGCCTTTCTGGTGAACCTGGCTATGTCGGTCGCGATTGTTGTGGTCGTGCTCGCTGTCTTTATGGGATGGCGCGCTGCGCTAACGGTTGGGGTTACCTTGTTTCTGACGGTTTTGGGCATCCTTGTCTTTATGTACGCTTTTTCAATCGAGATGGAACGTATTTCCCTGGGCGCGCTGATCATTGCCATGGGTATGCTGGTCGACAATGCGATCGTTGTTGCCGAAGGGATGCAAATCGCCATGCTGCGCGGCAAGTCGTCGCGAGAGGCCGCAACCGAGGCCGCAGCAAAAACACAAGTGCCTTTGTTGGGGGCGACGGTGATCGGCATCCTAGCGTTCGCGCCGATCGGATTGAGTCCGGACTCGACGGGTGAATTCATGTTCTCTCTCTTCGCAGTCATCGGCATTTCGCTTCTATTGTCCTGGCTCCTTGCTCTGACGGTGACGCCGCTTATGGGCCACTACACCTTCCAGCAAGGCAGGGTGTCATGGTCACGTAATTCGTGAGACTCACGATTGATTTTCTTGTTTGTTTTGAGCGGCGACTTGGTAAGGTTAACTTTGGGATGGTAAAGTTATTTATGAGATGGTAATTCTAACCGTGAGACAGTTTTCATTGTGGATAGCTTTAGATTTTGACGGAAGAAGCAAGTGACAAAGCGCTAGAAAGGGCAGAGGTGCTCCGGCCACTCTTGTCGCCGCTTGCTCAGGGCCAGAGTATCGGGCGGGCGGTGGAGTCGGCCGCGGGTCAGTTGAACATATCGCGGAGCACAGCCTGGCGCATTTTGAGCACGCTGCGTGAGAATGATGGTCGGGCAAGTTCACTCCTTCC
The Yoonia sp. SS1-5 DNA segment above includes these coding regions:
- a CDS encoding TetR/AcrR family transcriptional regulator, which encodes MRQVIFRYILRKIGYVYLTFSHVSGVKMPDSQIEVIRNPVQARSQMRVSQILEAARALIAHRGAAALKMNQIAETAGISMASIYQYFPNKRAIIAALAEQILQENARRNEDILTDKPRSLVQLASTVTELLDQYYRLQKQDPVVRDIWAGYHADKELRDIDDNDSVRNRDFIFEASRHLFRPEVHEQAKVALLILINFGGAAVTTAVSLEDDLGDFAMEEAKTMLYAAWEATILPLGRKR
- a CDS encoding efflux RND transporter periplasmic adaptor subunit, which produces MHTKALNSLAKSIIGLMVLALYLSTNSTAFAQDRPVLVKTAIVEPAPNGTDRSFFGKVAARQSVDLGFQVAGRIMTFTAPEGELVREGEVIAELDQTPFQIKADRALLAKQQADRTVARYEKLAGATISEAQVLDAQTNARIAAVALESAEYALGQSTLCAPFDALIATCAVGNYSTVAAGTQVVRLLDLSELRVEIRVPETLVQVLGDGPDVELSARFPGSEDSYPLAFKEANAETSEVGQTFQVTLAMQAPIDRLLLPGASVTVDARFKDLSAGIAIAPSSIGMDASGQTFVMQLIADGDEAFVKRVPVSLSVSPSGEIEVLSGVGAGAEIVTSGVNVLTDGQAVRRFVHDFD